A window of Aequoribacter fuscus genomic DNA:
GGCCCGCATTTCGGGGTTTAGGGCTGAAAGCGAATGCATTTCGCCGTCGATTTGCACATCGGGGCGCAAATCGCGAAGGCGCGCCGCGGCATTCTTCATTTTTAATGCGGAGGCATCTTCGTAGGTACCGAAGTTCGAGTGCGATAACAGCGCGACGCGTGGCTCGATATCAAAGCGTTTGGCGTATTCGATGGCGTCTTGCGCAATGGTGACGATCTCGTCTTCACTTGGATCTACGTTGACGAAAGGGTCCGCGATAATGAGCGGGCCATCTTCAAGTAGCAGGGCGCATACCGAGGACACGACGCCAGAGTCGCGACTGCTATTGATGAAGCTGGACAGGTGTTTCAGGTGGCGATCAAAGCGACCCACTTTGCCGCAAATCATACCATCGGCTTCACCCATATCCACGAGCAAGCCCGCCATAACAGTGGCATTAGTGTGCGCCACAGTTTTTGCGGCTTCTACTGACATACCTGAACGTCCAACTTTCCGGTGGTAGTGACGCCAGTACTTGTCTTCCAAGTCGCCAGCTTCAATATTCATGATTTCGATGTCGTTCTCGATATCAATTCGCAGGCCCAATTTGGTTATTTTTGACTCGATGACCGAGGGGCGACCCAACAAAATAGGCTTGGCAACTTTCTCGTCGATTACGCCCTGCATGGCCAGCAGTACATCGTCGTTTTCGCCTTCGGCATACGCAATGCGCGCAGGGTTTTTGCGAGCGATATCGATGGTGGGCTGCATGAATAAGCGGCTACCGCTGACGTAAGAATGCAGTTTGTTGCGATAGGCTTCCATATCTTCGATGGGGCGCGTGGCGACACCACTTTCCATGGCTGCTTTCACCACGGCTAGGGGGACGTCTTCAATCAAACGAGCATCAAATGGCTTGGGGATTAGATAGTCTGGTCCGAACTTAAGTTCTTCACCGGCGTAAGCTTCAACAACTGCTTCTGTTACTTCTCGGTGCACCAAGTCAGCAATGGCTTTTACGGCCGCTTTTTTCATCTCTTCGTTAATGGTGGTAGCGCCACAATCTAACGCGCCGCGGAACATAAATGGAAAGCACAGAACATTGTTTACCTGGTTAGGGTAATCTGATCGGCCTGTCGCTAAAATTGCGTCAGGGCGCGCGGCTTTGGCCTCCTCGGGCATAATTTCGGGTGTGGGGTTGGACATCGCTAAAATAAGAGGGTCGCGCGCCATTTTTTTGACGAGATCGCCGTTCAAAACGCCAGGGCCCGATAAGCCCATGAATAGGTCTGCGTCGGTAATGGCGTCTTCAATGGTCCGATCGGTAGTTGCGACCGCGTAGGCCTCTTTGTACTTGTTCATACCTTCGGTTCGACCGGCGTAAATAACGCCCGTTCGGTCTAGCATTCGGACATTGGCTTTTTGTAGACCCATGCTTACCAATAAGTCGACGCAAGCGATACTGGCTGCACCTGCGCCAGACACCACAAGTTTTATGTCTTCGATGTTCTTGTTCACCAAGCGCAAGCCATTGTAAATAGCAGCTGCAGCTACAATCGCCGTGCCGTGCTGATCGTCGTGGAATACCGGGATGTTCATACGATCGCGGAGTTTGCGCTCGATCTCAAAGCATTCAGGCGCTTTAATATCTTCTAAGTTGATGCCGCCAAAGGTGGGTTCTAAAGATGCGACGATGTCGACGAACTTATCGACGTCGGTTTCATCGACTTCGATATCAAAAACATCAATGTGCGCGAATTTTTTAAAAAGTACTGCTTTGCCTTCCATTACGGGTTTAGACGCCAGTGGTCCAATGTTGCCAAGACCCAATACGGCGGTGCCATTGGTGACCACGGCAACCAAATTGCCTCGAGCCGTCATTTCCGCCACGCGCTCGGGATGCTCAGCGATGATTTCGCAGGGATAGGCGACTCCAGGGCTATAGGCACGCGATAAATCACGTTTGTTCGCTAAGGGCTTGGTCGGGCGAATCGCGAGTTTCCCGGGGGTTGGGTCGGTGTGGTAGCGAATGGCGCTGTCTCGAAAATCGCGATCTGGCATAGGTGTCCTCGGTCGAGCCTGTCTCGGCTCGTGCTGGCTTGCGGTAATAAAAAGTGCATGTAGCTTAAAGCATCGCTCTGGTTTATGTAATGTATTGATCAGGCAAATCCATTAATTCTTTGTCGTGTTAAAGTTCACAGTAGATCTTTGTTTGCCGTGTTTCGCCCGCTCGGTGCTCACTGTGCTACGGGTATCTATTGGGTGAAAAATTCTTGGCGGGAAGCGAATGCACGTAAGACGCCATAACACGTTATACTGCGCGTTTTTAAGAGTTGGTACATGGCGCTCGATACCCTAAGCCTATTTGCAGTAACGATATTTGCGATATCGATGACGCCAGGATTGTGCATGACCCTAGCGTTTACTCTGGGTATGTCGTGTGGTTACCGCCGCACTTTGTGGATGATGGCAGGTGAGCTGGCCGGTGTAGCAACCGTCGCAGTCAGTGTGGCGGTGGGCGTTGCGCAGGTCGTGCGATGGAGGCCCGAGGCTCTGACCTGGCTGACTATGCTGGGTGCGTTGTACCTTGTATACGTCGGCGTTGGGATGTGGCGAAGCGCATCAGGTGCCCTAGAGGCTCAATCAGGTAGGGCCTCGTTGAGTCAGGTTCAGTTAGTTGTGCTGGGTTACAATACCGCTGTGCTTAACCCTAAGGGATGGGCGTTTTTAATTGCTATTCTGCCGGGCTTCATTAATGAGCAGCAAAGCTTGTCGTATCAACTCGGGCTGCTAGTGCCCATTTTTTTAATTTCAGAGTTTATTGCGATGAGCATTTACGCCCTGGGTGGCAGGCAGCTCGCGCGTTGGTTCTCGAAGCCCGAGCACAGTGTTTGGTTAAATCGTGTGGCCGCGACTCTAGTGTTATTCATCGCCATTCTTTTTGGTTTGGAGAGCGTCAATGCTTAAGTGGCAACCCGCAAGAACAAAAAGTGCAAAGCGAGCGAACAAGCAGCTGCAGCTCGGCGATGAATTAGATCTCGAGATCACCGATCTGAACAGTAAAGGTGAGGGGGTCGGAAGGCACAAGCGCCAGGTCCTTTTCGTGCCAGGCACATGGTTGGGTGAGCACGTGCGAGTTCGCATTGTCGAGCCCAAAAAGTCCTATGTTCAAGCCGAGCTCGTCAGTATTTTGCAGGCCAGCGACTCCCGTCGCGATGCGCTATGCCCGTACCATGGTGTCAATGAAAAGACTTGCGGTGGGTGCCCTTGGATGTTCATCGACTATGCTGCTCAGGTATATGCCAAGCAGCGGCGTGTCGAAGAGATGTGCTCACGCTTGGGGTTGGATTGTCCAGGTACGATACAGGCGTCGCCCCAGGAGCTGGCCTATCGAAACCGAGCGCAATTAAAGGCGTCCGCTGATGCCCTAGGTTTTGTGGCGGCTCGTAGTGATCAGATCGTGGATGTCGAGCAATGTGTCGTGTTATCGGATCACAACAATGCCTTGTTGGCTCGAATTCGAGAGCAAGATTTAGGTATCGGCCGTCGTCGCAAAACGTGGGTGACCATCGATATTGCCGACGAGGTGGATTTCGAGCACATCTCATTTAATCAGCGATTGCCGTTTCGGCAGGGCAATACGGCACAAAACCAGGAGATGTTAGGCTGGCTAACAAAGGTCTTACACGGCCTCAACTGCAAGCGAGCCCTAGAGTTGTTTGCAGGATCAGGTAATTTAACTCAAGCACTTGTTGCGTCAGGTGTTGATGACATCACCGTGGTAGAGGTTGTACCAGAGGCTTTGGACACTTTGCGGCAATCGTTGCCAAGTACTAAAGCTTTTGCACTGGATTTGTTCGATAAAACAAAACTGTCCGAATTGGTGAGCTTGAGCGCAGATGCAGAGTTATTATTATTAGATCCTCCCCGCGACGGATTTGCTTTGTTGGGTCAGTTGGTGAGCCAGTTGCCCAGCCTGAAAAGTATTATTTACATCTCTTGCGATCTGGCAAGCTTCGAGCGCGACGTTGCTTTACTGTGCGATGAGTTTTCATTGCTCGAATTACAACCTCTGGACATGTATCCACAAACGCCGCATGTCGAGTTAATGAGTGTTTGGAGCAGGAAGTAGCAAGGGGGGGCTGCTCCGGGCCGAGATTCTTATTTCTTTTTATCAGGGCTTGAGAAAAAAACCAAAAGATTGGGCTTTTTGTGTTGACCAGAGGTGGGGGCGTATCTATAATCTCGCCCCTCGGTTGAGCGCTGTACATCGCGCCAGCCTACCAGATAGTTGCGGGGTGGAGCAGCCTGGTAGCTCGTCGGGCTCATAACCCGAAGGTCGTCGGTTCAAATCCGGCCCCCGCTACCAAATAGAAATGCCGGTACTTTGGAAGTGCCGGTTTTTTTATGCCTAAAGATTATGTGATTTATGGGTAGTTCAGAGGGTGTTGGACGTCCAACCGTCGGGCTCAACTCTTTATCCGGCGCAGCCGCTGAAGGTCGTAGGTATTAATCCGGCCCCCGCTACCAAATAGAAATGCCGGTACTTTGGAAGTGCCGGTTTTTTTTTACAAAACGTGATTATCTACTACCAGCTTCGTTGAAGGCATCGCCTTTTGTGCGTATACTTGCGCGCAGTTGTGTGGCCTCTCTTATTTTGGGTGAAGCGCAAAGCGTGTGCGAACCGTAGGTAAGAAGGAGTGTGCAGCGTTTGGCATTCAGTGCGAATGCAGACATAGTTTGCGCGCCCTTAGGGAGTGCAAGTTTTAAGAGGCCCCTGTTTGGGGTTTTTTTGTATCTAGCGATTGATGGGTGGTCGAGTGACCAAAAAAGAAGCGGAATTAGCTGATTTGCTGCGAGCAACGGTAGAGGCCATGGGGTTTGCGCTCTGGGGTCTAGAGTTTCGTGCGCAAGGAAAAAACAGTTTGCTGAGGGTTTACATCGATCGGGAAGCAGGTGTGCAGGTCGATGACTGCGCCCAGGTTAGTCGCCAGATTAGCGGTATTTTGGACGTTGAAGACCCCATAGCGGGTGAATACAACCTAGAGGTGTCATCGCCAGGTATTGACCGTTTGCTGTTCTCTTTAGAGCAATGTCAGCAATACGTGGGCGAGTGGTTGGAAGTGAAATTACGCGTGCCCTTCGAAGGTCGTAAGAACTTTAACGGCACCTTAGTAGGAATTGAAGATCAAGACGTCGTGGTCCGTATAGACGACGATGAATATGTGTTGCCTTTCGACAGTATCGATAAGGCGAAGGTAAAACCCCGACTTTAGGGGCGAGTAAAAACGAGGCTCTCAATGACAAAAGAAATCTTGCTGGTAGCAGAAGCGGTATCGAACGAGAAGGGTGTATCTGAAGATATTATTTTCGAGGCAATCGAATTGGCCTTGGCCACCGCAACGAAAAAGCGCTACGACGAGGATTCTGATATTCACGTCACCATCAATCGTAAAACGGGCGACTACGTCACTGTTCGCCGCTGGTTGGTTGTGCCAGATGACGAGCTGGCCTTGTTAGGCACGCAGTTGACCACCGAGGAAGCGATTGAAAAAGACCCGTCTTTGGTCCCCGGAGATGTGTTTGAAGAAACCGTCGAGAACGTCGGTTTCGGCCGTATTGCAGCGCAAACTGCCAAGCAGGTGATTGTGCAGCGCGTGCGTGAAGCAGAGCGCGCGCAGATCGTTGATCAGTATCGCGGCCGTGTTGGCGAATTGGTGGCTGGCAGCGTCAAGAAAGTGACCCGAGACAACATTATTGTCGATCTGGGTAACAATGCTGAAGGCCTGTTGCCGCGTGGCAACTTGGTGGGTCGAGAGACTTTCCGAGTGAACGATCGCTTGCGCGCCATTCTGACTGAAATTAGTACTGAGATCCGCGGCCCTCAGCTCATCTTGAGCCGTTCCTGCTCTGAGATGCTGATCGAGTTGTTCCGGATTGAAGTGCCAGAAATCGCCGAAGGCGTCATCCAAATTCGTGCGGCGGCGCGAG
This region includes:
- a CDS encoding class I SAM-dependent RNA methyltransferase, with the translated sequence MLKWQPARTKSAKRANKQLQLGDELDLEITDLNSKGEGVGRHKRQVLFVPGTWLGEHVRVRIVEPKKSYVQAELVSILQASDSRRDALCPYHGVNEKTCGGCPWMFIDYAAQVYAKQRRVEEMCSRLGLDCPGTIQASPQELAYRNRAQLKASADALGFVAARSDQIVDVEQCVVLSDHNNALLARIREQDLGIGRRRKTWVTIDIADEVDFEHISFNQRLPFRQGNTAQNQEMLGWLTKVLHGLNCKRALELFAGSGNLTQALVASGVDDITVVEVVPEALDTLRQSLPSTKAFALDLFDKTKLSELVSLSADAELLLLDPPRDGFALLGQLVSQLPSLKSIIYISCDLASFERDVALLCDEFSLLELQPLDMYPQTPHVELMSVWSRK
- the rimP gene encoding ribosome maturation factor RimP → MTKKEAELADLLRATVEAMGFALWGLEFRAQGKNSLLRVYIDREAGVQVDDCAQVSRQISGILDVEDPIAGEYNLEVSSPGIDRLLFSLEQCQQYVGEWLEVKLRVPFEGRKNFNGTLVGIEDQDVVVRIDDDEYVLPFDSIDKAKVKPRL
- a CDS encoding NADP-dependent malic enzyme gives rise to the protein MPDRDFRDSAIRYHTDPTPGKLAIRPTKPLANKRDLSRAYSPGVAYPCEIIAEHPERVAEMTARGNLVAVVTNGTAVLGLGNIGPLASKPVMEGKAVLFKKFAHIDVFDIEVDETDVDKFVDIVASLEPTFGGINLEDIKAPECFEIERKLRDRMNIPVFHDDQHGTAIVAAAAIYNGLRLVNKNIEDIKLVVSGAGAASIACVDLLVSMGLQKANVRMLDRTGVIYAGRTEGMNKYKEAYAVATTDRTIEDAITDADLFMGLSGPGVLNGDLVKKMARDPLILAMSNPTPEIMPEEAKAARPDAILATGRSDYPNQVNNVLCFPFMFRGALDCGATTINEEMKKAAVKAIADLVHREVTEAVVEAYAGEELKFGPDYLIPKPFDARLIEDVPLAVVKAAMESGVATRPIEDMEAYRNKLHSYVSGSRLFMQPTIDIARKNPARIAYAEGENDDVLLAMQGVIDEKVAKPILLGRPSVIESKITKLGLRIDIENDIEIMNIEAGDLEDKYWRHYHRKVGRSGMSVEAAKTVAHTNATVMAGLLVDMGEADGMICGKVGRFDRHLKHLSSFINSSRDSGVVSSVCALLLEDGPLIIADPFVNVDPSEDEIVTIAQDAIEYAKRFDIEPRVALLSHSNFGTYEDASALKMKNAAARLRDLRPDVQIDGEMHSLSALNPEMRATIFEDNQIEGKANVLIMPNMDTASIALGLIRSLTEARLVGPFLCGLEKPVHILIPSVSGRGILNMTALAVADIHLRKLND
- a CDS encoding LysE family translocator; the encoded protein is MALDTLSLFAVTIFAISMTPGLCMTLAFTLGMSCGYRRTLWMMAGELAGVATVAVSVAVGVAQVVRWRPEALTWLTMLGALYLVYVGVGMWRSASGALEAQSGRASLSQVQLVVLGYNTAVLNPKGWAFLIAILPGFINEQQSLSYQLGLLVPIFLISEFIAMSIYALGGRQLARWFSKPEHSVWLNRVAATLVLFIAILFGLESVNA